One window of the Helicobacter jaachi genome contains the following:
- the dapA gene encoding 4-hydroxy-tetrahydrodipicolinate synthase — protein sequence MVFGAMSALVTPFSNQKVDFVSYEELIKRQIAYGMDACVPVGTTGESATLSHKEHMECIEAAVQICKGSSVKVLAGAGSNSTSEAKELAIFAQKCGANALLCVTPYYNKPTQEGLFEHYKAVANAVEIPVMLYNVPSRTGVSIEIETAKRLYEACPNIYAIKEAAGLMDRVVAFGAEVPHLALFSGEDAINYPILANNGKGVISVTGNLLPQEIADLTHHALKGDMQKSYEINTKLYEINKVLFCESNPVPIKAAMFLKGLLKNLEYRLPLVPPSKENMAKIQEILEKYEVKQ from the coding sequence ATGGTTTTTGGGGCGATGAGCGCGTTAGTTACGCCTTTTTCAAATCAAAAAGTCGATTTTGTTTCGTATGAGGAGCTTATTAAGCGTCAGATTGCCTATGGAATGGACGCTTGCGTGCCTGTAGGGACAACGGGTGAATCTGCCACGCTTTCGCACAAAGAACATATGGAGTGCATTGAAGCAGCGGTGCAAATTTGTAAGGGGAGCAGTGTAAAAGTGCTAGCAGGCGCGGGCAGTAACTCCACAAGCGAGGCAAAGGAGCTAGCTATTTTTGCGCAAAAATGCGGCGCAAATGCGCTTTTGTGCGTTACGCCATATTATAATAAACCTACACAAGAGGGGTTATTTGAGCATTATAAGGCAGTGGCAAATGCTGTTGAAATCCCTGTTATGCTCTATAATGTGCCTTCTCGCACGGGGGTTAGTATTGAGATAGAAACAGCAAAGCGTTTGTATGAGGCGTGTCCAAATATTTATGCGATTAAAGAGGCTGCTGGGCTTATGGATAGGGTAGTGGCTTTTGGCGCGGAAGTGCCGCATTTAGCACTTTTTAGCGGTGAAGATGCTATCAATTACCCTATTTTGGCAAATAATGGCAAGGGCGTTATTTCTGTAACGGGCAACCTCCTCCCTCAAGAAATTGCAGATTTAACCCACCACGCGCTTAAGGGCGATATGCAAAAAAGTTATGAGATTAATACAAAGTTGTATGAAATAAATAAAGTCTTATTCTGCGAGAGTAATCCTGTGCCTATAAAAGCGGCAATGTTTTTAAAAGGATTATTAAAAAACTTGGAATATCGCCTGCCACTCGTGCCTCCCTCTAAGGAAAATATGGCTAAAATACAAGAAATCTTAGAAAAATACGAGGTGAAACAATGA
- a CDS encoding M16 family metallopeptidase, which translates to MSISSIFHTQSLTPSILPKHYTKTLENGLQIVVVPLHNKSGVIETNVFYKVGSRNEVMGKSGIAHMLEHLSFKSTKNLKAGEFDEIVKGFGGVNNASTSFDYTRYFIKSSAENLDKSLELFAELMSNLALKDEEFAPERNVVAEERLWRTDNSPMGYLYFRFFNTAFVYHPYHWTPIGFMNDIQSWKIEDIVAFYETYYQPQNAIVLVSGDIEPKVVFESATKYFGALKNRAKIPEMSAKEPPQDGLRRAIIKKDSQAQYVAMGYKIPNFLHKDQVALSAIGDILSNGKSSLLQTELIDKQEIATSVYAYNMDMKDEGVFLIVATAKQGVEAEEIEKAIYRILDRIKAGDISQEELDRLKINTRADFIYSLESASSVADMFGSYLVRGDIAPLLTYERDINALSVEKLKAVANTYFVTDSLSVVILKDKEK; encoded by the coding sequence ATGAGTATAAGTAGCATTTTTCACACGCAATCTTTAACTCCAAGCATTTTGCCTAAGCATTACACCAAAACGCTTGAAAATGGCTTGCAAATTGTAGTAGTACCCTTGCATAATAAAAGTGGTGTGATTGAAACTAATGTATTTTATAAAGTGGGCAGCCGCAATGAAGTAATGGGAAAAAGCGGCATTGCCCATATGCTTGAACACCTAAGCTTTAAATCTACAAAAAACCTTAAAGCTGGCGAGTTTGATGAGATAGTAAAAGGCTTTGGTGGCGTGAATAACGCCTCTACAAGTTTTGACTACACGCGCTATTTTATTAAATCAAGTGCAGAAAATCTTGATAAATCTTTAGAGCTTTTTGCCGAGCTTATGAGTAATCTTGCCCTAAAAGATGAGGAGTTCGCACCAGAGCGCAATGTCGTGGCAGAGGAGCGGTTGTGGCGGACAGATAATTCACCTATGGGATATTTGTATTTTCGCTTTTTTAACACAGCTTTTGTGTATCACCCATATCACTGGACGCCCATTGGCTTTATGAATGACATTCAAAGTTGGAAAATCGAGGATATTGTCGCATTTTATGAGACTTACTATCAGCCACAAAACGCCATTGTGCTTGTGAGCGGGGATATTGAGCCAAAAGTGGTATTTGAGAGTGCGACTAAATATTTTGGCGCACTTAAAAATCGTGCTAAAATCCCGGAAATGAGCGCAAAAGAGCCACCTCAAGATGGCTTAAGGCGCGCTATTATCAAAAAAGATTCTCAAGCCCAGTATGTGGCTATGGGGTATAAAATCCCAAATTTTTTACACAAAGACCAAGTGGCATTAAGCGCTATAGGCGATATTCTAAGCAATGGCAAATCAAGCCTTTTGCAAACAGAGCTTATTGATAAGCAGGAAATAGCCACAAGCGTGTATGCGTATAATATGGATATGAAAGATGAGGGCGTGTTTTTGATTGTTGCCACAGCAAAGCAAGGCGTGGAGGCAGAGGAGATTGAAAAAGCCATTTATAGAATCTTAGATAGGATTAAAGCAGGTGATATTAGCCAAGAGGAGCTTGATAGGCTAAAGATTAATACAAGAGCAGATTTTATCTATAGTCTTGAGAGCGCTTCAAGTGTGGCGGATATGTTTGGCAGCTACCTTGTGCGCGGCGATATTGCACCGCTTTTAACTTATGAGAGGGATATTAATGCCCTAAGTGTAGAAAAGCTTAAAGCAGTGGCGAATACATATTTTGTTACAGATTCTCTTAGTGTTGTCATACTCAAGGATAAGGAGAAATAA